The following are from one region of the Chloroflexia bacterium SDU3-3 genome:
- a CDS encoding DUF1801 domain-containing protein translates to MRERAKEMKAEERASKDREAGERDVLAKIAEMQEPERNMATRLHQIIAANAPALAPKTWYGMPAYARDGKIVCFFQCAEKFGARYATLGFNDAARLDDGAMWPTAFALKELGPAEEERIAALVRQAMG, encoded by the coding sequence ATGCGGGAGCGGGCCAAAGAGATGAAGGCCGAGGAGCGGGCCAGCAAAGACCGCGAGGCAGGCGAGCGCGACGTGCTGGCCAAGATCGCCGAGATGCAGGAGCCGGAGCGCAACATGGCCACACGGCTGCACCAGATCATCGCGGCCAACGCCCCGGCGCTCGCGCCCAAGACATGGTATGGCATGCCCGCCTACGCCAGGGATGGCAAGATCGTTTGCTTCTTCCAGTGCGCCGAGAAGTTCGGCGCGCGCTATGCTACACTTGGCTTCAACGATGCGGCCCGGCTCGACGATGGCGCTATGTGGCCCACCGCCTTTGCGCTGAAAGAGCTAGGCCCCGCCGAGGAAGAGCGGATCGCTGCGCTGGTGCGGCAGGCGATGGGCTAG
- a CDS encoding metalloregulator ArsR/SmtB family transcription factor, with protein sequence MDDASVFRALADPTRRQLLDLLFERDGRSLTDLESALPMTRFGVMKHLGILEEAQLITTRKVGREKLHYLNPIPIQLIWERWINKYSAGHISALADLKAVLEGEGENSMTAESKPRLVYQIIIRAPQERVWEAITTSDFTTRYYYGSALQTDLTIGSPFTYHMPNGSPIVEGTVVTCEPPSRLVHTYHSLWPPMNEDAPTQVTWELTPMPGGITKVTVLHEEFQGETPTYQGLQSGGWTWILSNLKTVLETGESLPQGY encoded by the coding sequence ATGGATGATGCATCTGTATTCCGCGCCCTCGCCGATCCGACCCGTCGGCAGCTGCTCGACCTGCTGTTTGAGCGTGATGGCCGCTCGCTCACCGATCTAGAGTCCGCCCTACCGATGACGCGCTTTGGTGTTATGAAGCACCTAGGTATACTTGAAGAGGCCCAGCTTATCACCACGCGAAAGGTCGGGCGCGAGAAGCTTCATTATCTGAACCCTATCCCCATCCAGCTCATCTGGGAGCGCTGGATCAATAAATACTCGGCAGGGCATATCAGCGCCCTAGCCGATCTCAAAGCTGTGCTTGAAGGAGAAGGAGAGAACAGTATGACAGCGGAATCAAAGCCTCGGCTGGTGTATCAGATCATCATCAGGGCACCTCAGGAGCGCGTGTGGGAGGCGATCACCACCTCGGATTTCACCACCCGCTACTACTATGGCAGCGCACTGCAGACAGATCTCACCATTGGATCGCCCTTCACCTACCATATGCCCAACGGTTCGCCCATCGTCGAAGGTACAGTCGTCACCTGCGAGCCGCCAAGCCGCCTTGTGCACACCTACCACTCGCTCTGGCCACCCATGAACGAAGATGCGCCCACCCAAGTCACATGGGAGCTAACGCCCATGCCAGGCGGCATCACCAAAGTCACCGTCCTCCACGAGGAATTCCAGGGCGAGACCCCCACCTACCAGGGCCTGCAGAGCGGCGGCTGGACATGGATCCTCAGCAACCTGAAGACGGTGCTGGAAACCGGCGAATCGCTACCACAGGGCTACTAG
- a CDS encoding alpha/beta hydrolase, whose amino-acid sequence MIPPAMDRFGLFNTASHRLFSTAIDQSFQVGVWLPFSYWEGDRHYPVLYVPDGEFGFGLAAGLIPTLIGTGDIPEIIVVGIAYDGIATWGEQAQLRERDLVPPGAHDRPETSRCEQFSLFLREELLPFIERIYRADSRDRALFGFSAAGLFALHSLLSQPAMFRRYVAASCTWPGADSYLLQRAQEYVLEREGMRLSMSIGSAEDELLPGFLALSKTFSRMQGLGFDRHVFEGERHGAGVLASAFVAGLRDVFRA is encoded by the coding sequence ATGATCCCACCAGCGATGGATCGTTTCGGCCTGTTCAATACCGCATCGCACCGTCTTTTTTCTACCGCTATCGATCAGTCATTCCAGGTCGGTGTTTGGCTGCCTTTTAGCTACTGGGAGGGCGACCGGCATTACCCAGTTTTATATGTGCCCGATGGCGAGTTCGGATTTGGCCTTGCGGCTGGGCTAATCCCAACCCTAATTGGTACTGGCGATATCCCAGAGATCATCGTGGTTGGTATCGCCTATGATGGTATTGCCACCTGGGGCGAGCAGGCCCAACTGCGAGAGCGCGATCTGGTGCCGCCAGGGGCGCACGACCGCCCCGAGACATCGCGCTGCGAGCAGTTTAGCTTATTCCTACGAGAGGAGCTGCTGCCCTTTATCGAGCGGATCTATCGTGCCGACTCTCGCGATCGTGCGTTGTTTGGGTTTTCGGCGGCGGGGCTTTTTGCGCTGCATAGCTTGCTTTCCCAGCCAGCCATGTTCCGACGATATGTTGCGGCTAGCTGCACCTGGCCTGGGGCCGATAGCTATCTGCTGCAGCGTGCGCAGGAATATGTGCTAGAGCGTGAAGGTATGCGGCTCTCGATGAGTATTGGCAGCGCTGAAGATGAATTGCTGCCAGGCTTCCTAGCCCTTAGCAAGACCTTCAGCCGCATGCAGGGGCTAGGGTTTGATCGGCATGTTTTCGAGGGGGAGCGGCATGGCGCGGGTGTGCTGGCCAGCGCTTTTGTTGCTGGGCTGAGGGATGTATTTCGCGCCTAG
- a CDS encoding RNA-binding protein, with protein sequence MQAKLFVGNLSWNIGDADLEEVFSAYGEVKSARVITDRETGRSRGFGFVEIEANDINTVISQSNGQEVDGRPLRVNEAEDKGGFGGGNRGGGNRGGGSRGGGRW encoded by the coding sequence ATGCAGGCGAAACTTTTTGTTGGTAACCTCTCGTGGAACATCGGCGACGCCGACCTCGAGGAAGTCTTCAGCGCCTACGGCGAGGTGAAGAGCGCTCGCGTCATCACCGACCGCGAGACGGGCCGCTCGCGCGGCTTCGGCTTCGTCGAGATCGAGGCCAACGACATCAACACCGTCATCAGCCAGTCGAATGGCCAGGAGGTCGATGGCCGGCCCCTGCGCGTGAACGAGGCTGAGGACAAGGGCGGCTTCGGCGGCGGCAACCGTGGCGGTGGCAACCGCGGCGGCGGCAGCCGTGGCGGCGGCCGCTGGTAG
- a CDS encoding CPBP family intramembrane metalloprotease: MTAIAHVIGRAKPAAFWIYLGLITAAELLIAYVSPMAGLLICLTLVAALVIHAALAAQPEERTMALGLLLAPLVRLVALGMPLGRWPVLAAYPAVAIPTLIATILVCRASGLTAARLGLTSGRPLEQLGIAASGPALGLASYWLLRPQPLLGQQATWQQLALAALLLALSTGAVEELMFRGVIQSSAAPLLDRWAVPFVAVLFAAMHLGHRSPAMAVLMLVVGLLFGLAAQRTGSILGVVLAHGIANVLALLALPALSRAPSSAAWTWLLWLAGLGALGAVAAGVAIFRRQATTSQAPEALIEREQGA, encoded by the coding sequence ATGACCGCCATCGCTCATGTGATCGGGCGGGCCAAACCTGCCGCATTTTGGATCTACCTCGGACTTATCACCGCCGCCGAGCTGCTGATCGCCTACGTCAGCCCGATGGCCGGGCTGCTGATCTGCCTGACCCTGGTGGCAGCACTGGTGATCCACGCCGCGCTGGCCGCCCAGCCCGAGGAGCGCACTATGGCGTTGGGGCTGCTGCTGGCCCCGCTGGTGCGGCTAGTGGCCCTTGGCATGCCGCTGGGTCGCTGGCCGGTGCTGGCGGCCTACCCCGCCGTAGCCATCCCCACCCTAATCGCCACCATCTTGGTCTGCCGGGCCAGCGGCCTCACGGCAGCGCGCCTGGGCCTCACATCCGGCAGGCCGCTGGAGCAGCTGGGCATCGCGGCCAGCGGGCCAGCGCTGGGCCTGGCCAGCTACTGGCTGCTGCGCCCCCAGCCGCTGCTGGGCCAGCAGGCCACCTGGCAGCAGCTGGCGCTGGCCGCCCTGCTGCTGGCGCTCTCCACCGGCGCAGTGGAGGAGCTGATGTTTCGCGGGGTCATCCAGTCCAGCGCCGCCCCGCTGCTCGACCGCTGGGCGGTGCCCTTCGTAGCCGTGCTGTTTGCGGCCATGCACCTGGGCCACCGCTCGCCCGCCATGGCCGTGCTGATGCTGGTCGTCGGCCTGCTGTTCGGGCTGGCGGCCCAGCGCACCGGCTCCATCCTGGGCGTGGTGCTGGCGCACGGTATCGCCAACGTGCTGGCCCTGCTGGCCCTGCCCGCGCTCAGCCGTGCGCCATCCTCAGCCGCCTGGACATGGCTGCTCTGGCTGGCTGGGCTAGGGGCGCTTGGCGCGGTGGCGGCGGGCGTGGCAATCTTTCGTCGGCAAGCAACCACATCACAGGCTCCCGAGGCTCTGATCGAGCGGGAGCAAGGAGCATAG
- a CDS encoding DUF1616 domain-containing protein, whose product MSSTVALPNAAGRRANLADVADLLGLLALALLAPALVLLPIPPLLRLPLGVALVLFAPGYALQALLFARGSLDGVARAALSVGLSIALVPLLALLLNALPWGIRPLPITLALAATVGLLALAALVRRARWPVQVATAPAPRRWPLALAASTAAVALASALLIWLTAAPPAAPTEFYALGSQSMAESYPREAVVGEPVALTLGIASHEPQQASYRVAVRSAGAELLRTQPITLAPGAVAEQQMQFALPQAGDDQVVEIVLLADGQDEPYRRLQLILNVRGDS is encoded by the coding sequence ATGAGTTCTACTGTTGCCCTTCCCAACGCCGCAGGCCGCCGAGCAAACCTCGCGGATGTGGCCGACCTGCTGGGCCTGCTGGCCCTGGCCCTGCTGGCCCCGGCGCTGGTGCTGCTGCCCATCCCGCCCTTGCTGCGGCTGCCGCTGGGCGTGGCGCTGGTGCTGTTCGCCCCCGGCTATGCGCTCCAGGCCCTGCTGTTCGCACGCGGCAGCCTGGATGGCGTGGCCCGCGCCGCACTGAGCGTGGGCCTGAGCATCGCGCTGGTGCCGTTGCTGGCTCTGCTGCTGAACGCGCTGCCCTGGGGCATCCGCCCGCTGCCGATCACGCTGGCCCTGGCAGCGACTGTGGGGCTGCTGGCCCTGGCCGCGCTGGTGCGCCGCGCGCGCTGGCCCGTGCAGGTGGCCACAGCGCCCGCACCACGGCGCTGGCCGCTGGCGCTGGCCGCTAGCACAGCGGCGGTCGCCCTCGCCTCGGCCCTGCTGATCTGGCTGACCGCCGCGCCGCCTGCCGCACCCACCGAGTTCTACGCCCTGGGCAGCCAGAGCATGGCCGAAAGCTACCCCCGCGAGGCCGTGGTCGGCGAGCCGGTCGCGCTCACCCTGGGCATCGCCAGCCACGAGCCGCAGCAGGCCAGCTACCGCGTAGCAGTGCGCTCCGCCGGGGCCGAGCTGCTGCGCACCCAGCCGATCACGCTCGCGCCTGGTGCCGTGGCCGAGCAGCAGATGCAGTTCGCACTGCCCCAGGCAGGCGATGATCAGGTGGTCGAGATCGTGCTGCTGGCCGATGGCCAGGATGAGCCGTACCGCAGGCTCCAGCTTATCCTCAATGTGCGAGGTGACTCATGA
- a CDS encoding glycosyltransferase family 4 protein, with protein sequence MRVGFLTYGLDRAPTGIGRYAVELLRSLAALPDAPELVLLTTERSDPHGLWGAFERHALPGCRLLPALMTAGNALLSAAARRYRLDLIHDPNGIAPFLGPALGARRIVTIHDAFAYVYPQTHNRLDNWRYRWMLPHAARAADAVLTDSHHSQADLVRFLHLKPDHVHAIHCAIGQRFAPVPPTREREATLARYGVAAPYLLYVGGLNARKNIGRMLRAFAAAREQAPELQLVIAGKRQWQSGEIDAAMTELDLEPHVRFTGYFDDADLPTLYSAAEAFVFPSLYEGFGLPPLEAMACGTPVITSSASSLPEVVGDAALVGDPYDLAWLADAMVRAYRDSGLRRMLRSRGLERAKLFSWEKTAQATFRIYQAALAPNDAAAPVVL encoded by the coding sequence ATGCGAGTTGGATTCCTAACCTACGGCCTCGACCGCGCGCCCACCGGCATCGGGCGCTACGCCGTGGAGCTGCTGCGCAGCCTGGCGGCGCTGCCCGACGCCCCCGAGCTGGTGCTGCTCACCACCGAGCGCAGCGACCCGCACGGCCTGTGGGGGGCGTTCGAGCGCCACGCGCTGCCGGGGTGCCGCCTGCTGCCCGCCCTGATGACGGCGGGCAACGCGCTGCTGAGCGCGGCGGCGCGGCGCTACCGGCTGGATCTCATCCACGACCCCAACGGCATCGCGCCGTTCCTGGGCCCAGCCCTCGGCGCGCGCCGGATCGTCACCATCCACGACGCCTTCGCCTATGTCTACCCGCAGACCCACAACCGGCTCGACAACTGGCGCTACCGCTGGATGCTGCCCCACGCCGCCCGCGCCGCCGACGCGGTGCTGACCGATAGCCATCATTCGCAGGCCGACCTGGTGCGGTTTCTCCACCTCAAGCCGGATCATGTCCACGCCATCCACTGCGCGATCGGCCAGCGCTTCGCGCCCGTGCCGCCCACCCGCGAGCGCGAAGCGACGCTGGCCCGCTACGGCGTGGCCGCGCCCTACCTGCTGTATGTCGGCGGACTCAACGCCCGCAAGAACATCGGGCGCATGCTGCGCGCCTTCGCCGCCGCGCGCGAGCAGGCCCCCGAGCTGCAGCTGGTGATCGCTGGCAAGCGCCAGTGGCAATCGGGCGAGATCGACGCGGCCATGACCGAGCTGGATCTGGAGCCACACGTGCGCTTCACCGGCTACTTCGACGATGCCGACCTGCCCACACTCTACAGCGCCGCCGAGGCCTTCGTGTTCCCGTCGCTCTACGAGGGCTTCGGTCTGCCGCCGCTGGAGGCCATGGCCTGCGGCACACCCGTGATCACATCCAGCGCATCCTCGCTGCCCGAGGTGGTGGGCGACGCCGCACTGGTGGGCGACCCCTACGATCTGGCCTGGCTCGCCGACGCGATGGTGCGGGCCTACCGCGACAGCGGCCTGCGCAGGATGCTGCGCAGCCGCGGGCTAGAGCGGGCAAAACTGTTTAGCTGGGAGAAAACTGCCCAGGCGACCTTTCGTATCTATCAGGCGGCGCTCGCGCCAAACGATGCCGCCGCCCCGGTGGTGCTATGA
- a CDS encoding glycosyltransferase family 2 protein yields MTRPYLSVIVPAYNEEHRISDSVGQICTYLHQQPYPSELVVVDDGSSDATPDMLRQLHANHPELRVIQNEHRGKAVAVRTGVVAARGQLVLFIDADLPIPLEEIGRMVAALEQGADVAIGSREGAGATRVGEPAHRHLMGRCFNTAVRLLLGQGFRDTQCGFKGFQAEAARRLFAMSQLYTEQSPVLSRSAVTAFDVEILFLAVREGMRIIELPVEWHYRPGSKVSPLADSVSLFLDVVRIRWNALRGRYQGSGPAAERVEEATHARI; encoded by the coding sequence ATGACTCGGCCTTACCTCTCAGTCATTGTCCCAGCCTATAACGAGGAGCATCGAATCAGCGACTCGGTAGGACAGATCTGCACCTACCTGCACCAGCAGCCCTACCCCAGCGAGCTTGTGGTAGTGGATGATGGCAGCAGTGATGCTACCCCAGACATGCTCCGACAGCTTCATGCCAACCACCCCGAGCTACGCGTTATCCAGAACGAGCATCGCGGCAAGGCGGTGGCGGTGCGCACCGGCGTGGTCGCCGCGCGCGGGCAGCTGGTGTTGTTTATCGATGCCGACCTGCCTATTCCGCTGGAGGAGATCGGGCGCATGGTGGCCGCGCTTGAGCAGGGGGCCGATGTGGCCATCGGCTCGCGCGAGGGCGCGGGGGCCACCCGCGTGGGCGAGCCAGCCCACCGCCATCTGATGGGGCGCTGCTTCAACACCGCCGTGCGGCTGCTGCTGGGGCAGGGCTTCCGCGACACCCAGTGCGGATTCAAGGGCTTCCAGGCCGAGGCCGCGCGCCGACTATTCGCCATGAGCCAGCTCTACACCGAGCAGTCCCCAGTGCTCTCGCGCAGCGCAGTGACGGCGTTTGATGTCGAGATCCTGTTTCTGGCGGTGCGCGAGGGCATGCGCATCATCGAGCTACCGGTCGAGTGGCACTACCGCCCAGGCTCAAAGGTCAGCCCTCTGGCCGACAGCGTGAGCCTCTTTCTAGATGTGGTGCGCATCCGATGGAACGCGCTGCGCGGGCGCTACCAAGGCAGCGGACCCGCCGCCGAACGTGTAGAGGAGGCCACCCATGCGCGCATCTGA
- a CDS encoding oligosaccharide flippase family protein — MEQVCFYFFMKTIILQSLRVVAMNGAQVIFGLISSVILARALGPEARGIYAMITLVAGTMAMLCNPGIYASANYHMSTGRWNKAQGLGTVMAVTCGFAAVAALIAVLVMPLFGASAEVVREWPIFGSVAVITAMSIFTTSFNGLFFGSHRVSAITNWRIAWGGVQCLVFFLLALVVIDLKVFTLATAALSILDIVGLALLFCWGERVTMTTNPGLVKDLLRYGIMVYGSRILLYLGQRLDTFMVLFFLGTVSLGHYTIAVSFAEQIALLPYSVSMIMMPNLGKLQISESAQMTARVVRYTLVCVVAMIATLMLVMPLLIPLMYGEEYRPSVLPFLLLAPGTAAISLFTIMEPFFQSNHRPHIPLIVTLIGVAANCALNLLLIPRAGMAGAALAVTVAYMLQLTTACYFFFRWTKLPLHTLFGLRSTLAEMLQYGRDRLYRLQRAS; from the coding sequence TTGGAGCAGGTTTGTTTCTACTTTTTTATGAAGACGATCATTCTACAGAGCCTGCGCGTTGTTGCGATGAATGGCGCGCAGGTTATTTTTGGCCTGATCAGCTCGGTCATCCTGGCGCGCGCACTCGGCCCCGAGGCCCGCGGCATCTACGCCATGATCACGCTGGTGGCGGGCACTATGGCCATGCTGTGCAACCCCGGCATCTACGCCAGCGCCAACTACCACATGAGCACAGGCCGCTGGAACAAGGCCCAGGGCCTGGGCACCGTGATGGCCGTCACGTGTGGGTTCGCCGCCGTGGCCGCGCTGATCGCAGTGCTGGTGATGCCGCTGTTCGGCGCATCGGCGGAGGTGGTGCGCGAGTGGCCGATCTTCGGCTCGGTCGCCGTGATCACCGCCATGTCGATCTTCACCACATCGTTCAACGGGCTGTTCTTCGGCTCGCACCGCGTCAGCGCGATCACCAACTGGCGGATCGCCTGGGGCGGCGTGCAGTGCCTGGTCTTTTTCCTGCTGGCCCTAGTCGTCATCGATCTCAAAGTCTTCACGCTCGCCACCGCCGCGCTCTCCATTCTCGATATTGTTGGCCTGGCACTTCTGTTCTGCTGGGGCGAGCGTGTGACGATGACGACCAACCCTGGGCTGGTGAAAGACCTGCTGCGCTACGGCATCATGGTCTACGGCTCGCGCATCCTGCTGTACCTAGGGCAGCGCCTCGACACCTTCATGGTGCTGTTTTTCTTGGGCACGGTGTCGCTGGGCCACTACACCATCGCCGTCTCCTTCGCCGAGCAGATCGCGCTGCTGCCCTACTCGGTGAGCATGATCATGATGCCCAACCTCGGCAAGCTGCAGATCAGCGAGTCGGCGCAGATGACCGCGCGGGTGGTGCGCTACACGCTGGTGTGCGTGGTGGCCATGATCGCCACGCTGATGCTGGTGATGCCGCTGCTCATCCCGCTGATGTACGGCGAGGAGTACCGGCCCTCGGTGCTGCCCTTCCTGCTGCTCGCGCCGGGCACGGCGGCGATCAGCCTGTTCACGATCATGGAGCCGTTCTTCCAGTCGAACCACCGCCCGCACATCCCGCTGATCGTCACGCTGATCGGCGTGGCCGCGAACTGCGCGCTGAACCTGCTGCTCATCCCGCGCGCGGGCATGGCGGGCGCGGCGCTGGCCGTCACCGTGGCCTACATGCTCCAGCTGACGACCGCGTGCTACTTCTTCTTCCGATGGACCAAGTTGCCGCTTCACACGCTATTTGGGCTGCGCAGCACCCTGGCCGAGATGCTGCAGTACGGGCGCGATAGGCTCTATCGTCTCCAGAGGGCTTCGTGA